The following nucleotide sequence is from Cyclobacteriaceae bacterium.
CCGGTCTGCATCTCTTGCTTCCATCGCGTATGTATTTTCTCAATCATTTAATTCATTAGTACCGCTACCGGTTCTGCCCACCTACCTTTCGGAGATCTCAATCTTTGGAGTCTTCACTCCGTTTGACAATTTCGGAGTGAAGTTTCTGACCATTGCGTTGATCGCAGCGTTAAGTTTTGTCAACCTTCGCGGATTGAAAGGTGGTGAAGGACTCAGTCGCATCATCCTGATCCTGGTGGTCATTAATATTGTCATTATCATCGTTCTGGGATTGACAATTGGTGGTGGAAGTTTTGAAAATATTCAAACCAATGCAACAGGTTTTGTCGAACGGCCATGGTATGATGTAGGATTGATAAAAGGAATGTTTGCTGCGATGATCGGGGCCTTCTGGGCTTTTGAAGGATGGGCGACAACCGGCTATCTCGGTGGTGAAATAAAAAATCCGAATCGCAATCTTCCTCTCGCGTTGGTGTTTGGAGTATTGTTTGTGATGCTGATATACGTGAGCATTAACTTTACATACCTGTTTGTTCTGCCCATCGATCAGATGGTAGCGGTTAGTAAAACAGAAAACACGATTGCTGCTGTTGAAGTTGTGAAACATTTCCTGGGCGGACCGGGTGGATTATTAATTTCAATTCTGATTCTCCTGACAACGTTCGGAGCAACAAACACCACTGCGCTGATGCCTCCGCGATTGTATTACTCGATGGCACGCGAGCAAATGTTTTTTAAATCAGCAGCATACATCCATCCAAAGTATAACACGCCATCAAAAGCTTTTATCATTCAGGGGATATGGGCCAGCATTCTTGTGCTATCCGGAAGCTTTGAACAGCTGACCGACATGCTGATCTTTGCTTCCTTTATATTCTACGGATCAACAACGCTGGGTGTATTCATCCTTCGCTACAAGATGCCTGATGCACCGCGACCATACAAAGCATGGGGTTATCCGGTAGTGCCGGCATTGTTCATATTGTTCTGCATGGCATTGGTAGCGATCACGCTGATGGAAAGACCGAGAGAAGCTTTGCTTGGATTGGGATTGATGGTGACGGGAGTACCATTCTACCTTTATTGGAAAAAGAAAATCGGAGTTACCGAACAAACAACTGAGTAAGATCCGAATAGAGACCGGGTAGAGTCTGAATCACATCTGAGTAGAGATCGCGTAAGCTCCGGGTAAGCATGGGCAAGGATCAGAGATGAATCAGAGAGTCGAAGGAGATAGATCCGACATGAATCAGGGAAACATCAGAGAGTGATCAGAGGCGAATCAGAGAAGTATCAGAGACTGAAAGGTAAAATACAGGCATTTAACCGAGAGTGATCAGAGGTGAATCAGAGATTTATCAGAGAATCCAGCGTTTTTATCAGAGAATCATCAGAGAGCGATCAGAGAAACATCAGAGAAAGCAAGCAATGGTAGCTGAAAAGTCCGAGGAACGTCCGAGAAACGTTCGAGAAACACCTCAAAAAACCCTCAAATTGAGCTAAAAACGAAGAAAAGTGGGTCTCAAACCTGACATTAAATGGTAAAAGTGGCGATTTTGGGTCGATTTGGAGGTTTTTGGCAAGCGTCTGGTATAAGTCGGTTATTCAAAGGGCTTAAAACAAACTAAAAAAGCCTTTTAACGGAACCATATAGCACTAAAAAGCTATATGATGTGGCCTGATGAGCGATGAACGGCGAAGCCCTGTAGCCTTAGTGCTACAGGGACATGGATTATCACCTTCGCTGATGAGGTACTAAAATCCCTACGTTTTTGGGGCGTTTGTCGCCCGCTTCCGGACGAGGCGGTCAGTTTCTTAACAGTTTCTAACAGTTTCTAACAGATCGTGACAGTTCTTAACAGTTTGTAACAGATCGTGAGTGTTCGTGTAGTTTCGTAACAGTTCTTAACAGTTTGTAACAGTTCGTGACATTTGGTTTTGCGGCCGTTGCATATTTGGGCCTGACAAACAAACGGCATATGAAAAACTTAGACAGGAACAGAAATCACGGATTTACAGATAAAAAAGCAATACAGCTTTTGCTTGAGAAAGGAATGCAGATTGACACGAAAGATCAGCTTCGCTGATGGGTTCTATAAGCCAACGGTTTTAACCGTGGGGATGATGATAGGGTATTATCACCCCAACCATTTTAATGGTTTCAAAATTAGTCTGCGTTTAGAAAACCATTAGAAATGGTTACCGGTATTGATATCAATTTATAGCCCATGGTTAAAACCGTGGGCTATCCAATTCATCGGTTGCAATGTCTTCATAAAAAAAATGTTGCGTACCTACGGCACGCCGGTGTAAATTCTGATGATGTTGACTACAAATATTTGGTCCCTCCAGGACAGTTAACTAACGGCAATGAGAGATGTCATAGTGATTTTGATACACGACCATTAATAACCCAATGGGACATGTTTGTAGATACTGGTCCCAGCGGGACCCAATCTTTGTAGAAAGATTATGTTTAGTTCGACCAGCGTGCCGTACGCAACAATATGATGAACGATTTTATTTGAGTTTCAAAGCAAACGCACTTGGTTATGCTTCCGCAGCTTTAACTGCATCTGCCATGTAACACTAAGGCTACATGGTCACGTCATGCATTCTTTTCCAATGCAAAAGCTCCAGGCTCCTAATGCTACCCTACTTTCTCTTCACCGCCAGCAACGGGATCGTCCCCATATACGCCAGCGTACGTGTCACACTCTTTGCGAAAAGCTTTTCATATAGACTCAGATGATGCGTGAACGTCGTAAGAAGATCTGCTTTCGTCTCTTTAATATATCGGTCGATCGCCACCGTAACATCATCGTCAATGATCAACTTAAAGTCGACCTTATCACCGTAGCCAGCCTTCTCAATGATATCCTCCACCCTGTTTGCTTCCGTTTCAATTTTCTTGTCCACTGCATGAGCAACGTGAATCATGT
It contains:
- a CDS encoding amino acid permease, with the translated sequence MNQPQGRLIQSLGLFSAFILTVSSVIGSGVYKKVGIMSIELLSPGLVLLAWMLAGLISVCGALSNAEIASMLADSGGEYVYYRKIYNRFFAFLYGWTAFTVIRSASLASIAYVFSQSFNSLVPLPVLPTYLSEISIFGVFTPFDNFGVKFLTIALIAALSFVNLRGLKGGEGLSRIILILVVINIVIIIVLGLTIGGGSFENIQTNATGFVERPWYDVGLIKGMFAAMIGAFWAFEGWATTGYLGGEIKNPNRNLPLALVFGVLFVMLIYVSINFTYLFVLPIDQMVAVSKTENTIAAVEVVKHFLGGPGGLLISILILLTTFGATNTTALMPPRLYYSMAREQMFFKSAAYIHPKYNTPSKAFIIQGIWASILVLSGSFEQLTDMLIFASFIFYGSTTLGVFILRYKMPDAPRPYKAWGYPVVPALFILFCMALVAITLMERPREALLGLGLMVTGVPFYLYWKKKIGVTEQTTE